Genomic window (Daucus carota subsp. sativus chromosome 5, DH1 v3.0, whole genome shotgun sequence):
GAGACACATCAGCAAATTGTGGAACATAATTTACCGAAATTCTGAAGGTGATGCCAACCAAGAGCATGTGTGATTGTATCTATTACGTAGTATATATGTCAGTCAAGCATGACAGTGTTATGGAATTTTAATAGCCACTACCCAACATTTATATCGTTGACAAGTATAACATATTTTGATAGATCACATAAaccataatttattatttgttgatAATCAAAGTGTCGTCGTTGGTGGGATCGTATTAATATGGGTCATCCAGGTGAAAGGTGTACCACTACACTAGAACTACATGTTTCTTGAGTTTTACATGTTGAGTGATAATTCTATTGTTCCAAAAGAGGGCCTTTAACAAATTTTGTTCATGTACCTCTCCAATTTCATCTTTCTTTCTATGCCGTGATGGTAATTTAGTTACAAGAATGTAGAACACATTTTATTTGTTATGATGtgtttttataaatcaaaactatgaccccccccccccccccccccccccaccatAAAAGATTGAGTAGTGTTTAGATCTTTTTAATTTCATCTTTTTAGCGGGAAGCCGTCAAAATTGCAATCTATAGTGTGCCTTCTGTGTTGTGAATTTATAACTTTGTGTCtttcatattttcaaatttgCAGAAAATGTGTACTTCAAAGTAAGCAAACCTCCattataaatcttattttaGATTCTAAATTGTATTTGAATATATGTTGGTTGCGAACTGTATGTCGTTGGTCTATTGTATCTTAATTAAATTGCCTGATAATGTTTCAGGTGCTTCTGTCAGTGGCCTTGAGTCTTTACTTCGTGCTAAGGTTAGTGTATGTCGAATATCGAGATGGGTTAgaatttatgtaattatttgGCTTTTTACTTCACTAAGTAAATATATATCAAGTATGGTATGTGTTTTATATGTCTAGATTTTTAGTGTATGCTAAATCTGTTTAATAGGTTTATTCTGTTGAAGACAAGGAAGAACTTGAACGGTTTGTGACATCTCCTAAAGTTAGTGTATATTATTACACTACAGCGGCGGATGGACCATCTTCCCCTCTAGTTTACTATagtaaactagaggggataaagTCCCAGGTACGTATTAGCAATTTTCCTAATTTCTTTAGTGAACCAGAAGGGATTAAATCCCAGGAAGTTATTAGCAATCTATTTAATTTTGTGAATGTaatttttttgcaatttttttttgttatgaatTATCATATTTTCTTTGCGTGCACTCAATTGCAGTGTGTATCAACACTGGTAGAAAATATAAGCGACATGGATAGCCTAAAAACCTCCAAAAAGATGCTTCAGAAACTGCACACTAATTTGTGTTTCTGTGTAGAGAAACTTGGTGTTTGGGGAGCATTCCAGGTAAACTATCTCATTATTATATTTACTGCTGCTTTTGCAACTTAAATTAGTGTTACAAAAGGCAGGTAAAAGTGAATCTATTTTCTGGGTCATTGCATTGTTCTGTTATATTATGTTGTGAGTTAAGCTTTGAAGCTACAAAAAATTGGCTTGGCATTGATTTTTTTGAATACTAGTATTTGAGAGCCTAAAAGTCAGACAGTGCTATGTAGAGTCATCCGGACCTTACAAAGGGATATATTGCATATAAGGCTATATATCAAGTTGTGTGTGaaagttattataaatttaacaaattataaattatttgagcTTCGAACTAATCCCAGATGCACACCAATACGACACACACATACGAACAAACTGTTCCCTATCTGGATTACATTGCAAACTGgataaaaaataaatctcatatttcttctttaagaaagaagtctcaaaaaaaaaaaaaaaattgtacatacTAATGTCTTGTACTCTCATTtcgatatatatgtatatagatacATACTGAGAGAACTCAGGATAAGTCTGAAAATGTTCGTATATGCTCCTTTTTAATAATATACCTACATAATTTTTATGCAAGTTACATTAATAATATAGTTTTAATCTATGAATCATTTCATACAAACTTTGTGTATTATATATAGTCTTTTTGAATAGAAGTTACAGTTTGAACTTTATAGAattttcaatgcatgttttctgATTAAGACTGACTCCTGTTTTTTATTTGGCTTCTAATCATGCAAAGGCTGCTCACATACTCTTAAAGGGTGACTTCGTGGTGCAAAATGAACTACTGGAGATGGAAGGACAAAATGAACGGATGGAGATGGGAGAACAGAGCTCTCATGTCTCTATATGCGACAAATATCTTTCTCAAGCTGCCATTATGTTTTTGTCAGATTGCCAAAAAGGTACAGGGATGCCTTGAAAGTTTGTTCACTATTATGTggttttatttatgtatattttctatGTTCATGCGAATATGACACTAATATCTATCACCTTTTGACAACATTTATCTTCCATGCGCATGCCTGCAGATCACACCAAAAAGAAGTTAAATTCACCTGAAGTCCTACAGGAGCCCTTTTTCTCCAAAAAGCTCTTGCAACTTATTGACATACTTTCCAATTTTAGGTTAGTAATATGCTGCTCACTGTCTCATCACTGTAATCATTGGCACATAAACTTATCGACATCCTTTACAATTTTAGGTTAGTAATTCAGCTTCCAGCTGATGTTTTGTCAGGAATGGCCTATCTTAGTTGTAGTACTTGCTAATAGTAGTTATGAGGATTAGTAAGCAATATACCGTTAGGGTATTACTATATACTGGTCAATATCAGCAGAGAGTACACTTTAGTAAGGGTTGTAGTGTCATTTCATTACTAGAATTTAGTTACAGTTGaagtttgcctataaatacttgaTAAGCTTTGTATTTCCAGTTATGATAAGGTTGATATAGAACACGATATCTATTTCCACAAACTGCTTCTCTCTCTATAACTACTCTCTCACTCTAAAACCGTAGCTTTGTCTGCATCTCTCTAGAATTCTCTCAATTCTATCTGTTATCTTGCTAATCTTTAGTAGTAAACAGTACAccgtttttcttgttttttttacaatCCGAGCCTATAAACAcagaaaattacaaaatcatTCACAAAATCAGAAAACTCGAAGGGAATTCCTGACATTTTGTCAGAGCTCCAGCTTATGTGCTAGCTCACATATCGCTAATAAAGCATACATTATCATTTGATACAAGCATGTTTTTTAAAACTATATCCTTTCATTTTTCCGCCTAATTAACATGTTTGATCAATCTCTCTCCCTGGTTTGACAGGTCCCAGCAGAACATGAAATGTATTATTTTTGTCAATAGAATTGTTACTGCCAGGTCCTTGTCATCTATACTTCAGAGCCTTAAAGTTCTATCAGCTTGGAAATGTGATTATTTGGTAGGAGTCCACTCTGGACTAAAAAGCGTGTCGCGAAAATCTACTAATGCTTTGCTTGCTAAATTTCAATCCGGTGAGGTAATGTTCACATACATGAGTCGGTAATTCAGGAAATTACAGAAGTTCTTTTGATCGATTGTGTAGCTAAATGATATTAAATCCAAATGTGGTTCTGCACGAATTTTTATTCAATAATTTGTTCTCGTTTCACAAAGTGTGCTTGATAATTTTTCTATCATGTGCTTTCTTGTTATTTGAGGTATATATAGTATCTTCGAATAGCAAATACATGTCACATTATTAAAACGTGATGTTACACAGtaatagaaaacaaaaaattacgGATTAAAGAATAAACAGATAAACTTGAATCAATTCTCCATATAAAATTTACTATAGTTGTAAATAATCAAGGAAAAGATCTGTTTATAACTGTGTTACTATAACCTAAGTATAAAATTGCTAATAATCTACTTACTAAACAATAACTAaactttataataataatatttgggtGATTAACATTATGATCATCTCAATCTCTCTTTATTTAGAATCGAAATGCTCTTGATAAATTTACAGTATAATTTATTCATGTGTGTGTTAGAGATGGCTTTACTCATCCCAAACGAAGTGTGTGTATTAACTTCCCTGTTTCCTGGCAGATAAATTTGTTGGTTGCAACTAAAGTTGGGGAGGAAGGTCTTGATATTCAAACATGCTGCCTTGTAGTAAGGTTCGATCTCCCGGAAACTGTTGCCAGTTTTATACAATCTAGGGGACGTGCACGCATGCCTCAGTCAGAATATGCATTCCTGGTAGACAGGTACTACTTGAAACATTTGTATATAACTCCTCAATTCATTCCTGCTCACcccaaaaattataataattgtgCCCTACTGTATGTCATAGTGGCAATGAGAAGGAGCAAAATCTTATCGACAGTTTTTCTAAAGCTGAGGATAAAATGAATGAAGAAATTGAATTTAGAACATCTACTGCCACAGTTTGTGATACAGACGAGAAAACATACAGAGTAGAATTGACGGGTGCCACAATCAGTTCTGGAAGTAGCATTTCATTGCTTTACCGCTATTGTTCGAAACTTCCGCATGATGAGTACGGATTTTTGTTGTTCTGATTGGTTCTTTTGTTTCTCTGCcgtatcatatatatttaggaTAATTAGCACTTTGATCTGGCAAACATTAGTTACTTTTTTCTAATTCGTGCAGATTTTTTAAGCCCAAGCCAGATTTCTCATACTTTGACGAGGCAGATGGAACTGTCTGCCAAATAATTCTTCCCTCCAATGCTCCAATTCATCAAGTGTCAAGTGCACCTCAATCTTCTAAGGATGCAGCGAAAAGAGATGCCTGCTTGGAAGCATGTAAACAATTACATCAGTTGGGTGCTTTAACCAACTACCTCTTACCTGAACAAGATGTTGAAAATGAGGACCTTGAGTCCTTATCAGATTCTGACTGCTCTGATGGTAAGCACATGCAGATATATATAGATCAATGCTGGCTGATTATTATACTTATACTGCAGCTTTGGGCTTCTTTTTATTTGCAGATGAGGATACAAGAAGAGAACTTCATGAAATGCTTGTTCCTGCTGTCCTGAAAGAGCCATGGAGCAAGGCAGAAGATTATGTCTACCTCACCTCCTACTTTGTGAAGTTTAGACCGCTTCCACCAGATAGGGATTATAAACCATTTGGTCTGTATGTGAAAGTATCTCTTCCTGGAGAAGCtgaaagaatgaaactagatcTTCATTTGGCACGTGGTAGATCTGTAGTAACAGAGCTAATACCATCCAGGACTATGCTATTTAGTAGAGATGAGGTAAGCAAAAATGGGTTAAAAGAATTGAACCTTTAAATAAACCTAAAATGAGACCAGAGGTCACCCGAAGTCAGGAAGAGCTTTTAAATGATGATATTGACACCAAATTGTACATTATCAAATGACTTTAAAGACATTGTCACGAGGGTGATGGGATAGCCTAGTGGTATAGGCTTATCCTCTGTCCACATGTCCATCTCAGTTCCTTGGTTCGATTCGCCTATATTCTTGTAGGACACGGTGAAGATAAAATAGATAAATTTGAGGACTTTTGTCTATAAAAAACAAATCATTTGAAAACTATTTTGCATCAGTacttgagaaaaaaattattaaataaattttgtaatattcacTCTAAATTTTGCAGATAGCTTTGGCTGAGAAGTTCCAGGAAATGTTCCTCAAGGTCATCATTGACAGATCAGAGTTCAACTCTGAATATGTTCCCTTGGGAAgaattgattttgatatatTGGCTCCTAGAACATATTACCTTATGCTTCCTGTAATCTGGAATGAATATGAGGAAGCAATGATTGTGGACTGGAACCTTGTCATGAGATGTTTATCGTCGCCGATATTCAACATGCCAGAAGTTGCCAAGGCTAATGGCCTTTCTCAACCTAGCGAGCTATTGCATCTTGCTAATGGCCCTAAAAGTGTCCATGATGTTGTGAATAGCTTGATTTATGTTCCAAGCAAGAAATTGTTCTATTTCGTTTCTGATGTTTTGTCAGAGAAGAATGCATACAGTGActataaagcatcaaaaagtCATGTTCACCACTTCTCTGAAAAGTAAGTGGCGTGCAGTGCCTTCTTCTCTTTTGGACCATTCTTTTATAGTATCTTCTTGAGTTAATTCCTTAAATGATTGTTGTATCACTACATAATGAGATGGGgccaaaaataatttgattttacagATAGTATTTTCTCTTTTGCATACTTGGCGTGAATTGATATTGTCTGGCATAACTTGAATCTTTAGTTTTGTTTAAAAGATTGGGAGAGGactattttctttctttagttGGTTCAAAACTTTTTAAGTATTTGGTGTGCATTTAACATTGTTGTATTCAGTCTTAAGTATGCTTTTTGTAGTCCATGTGTCATACTCCGTAGATTTCtcattttgatattatttattattgccGTGGAAATTAATCCTGAATAGGCTTCTCCTTACAGTTACTTTCTAGCATGCATATAGTACTTTTTGATTCAATTACTAGTTAGTATCACCATTGCTGTACTATATTACTGACCTCCTGGCTcctggtttttttttaatatatattttaatatataggtTTGGCGTTCATCTTTTACATCCCAGACAAGCTCTTTTAAAAGCAAAGCAGCTCTTTTGTTTGGAGAACTTGCTACGAAAGAAAGGAAATTTGGGTATGTGTTTAGTTGTTGGGTTGTTTCTGCAATTATCCTGTTAGTTACAGGACTTGTAACTTTCTCCTGACACAATATTgtacataaaatttttataaaatattttcgcAATATTTTGTTTTGGATTACTGATGCGAATATTAGAATAagcttatataaaaattatgcaCAATATTGTAGTTCAGGATTTCTGATGccaatattgaaaattattgtTAATGGTCGTGTTCTGTTGTAATGTGCTACATTACTTTGGGTGCAGAATATATTTACATCGTCGTCTCATCGTTAAATTTCTGGAAAGTAATAGTCAAGAAATTTATTTGCCGTAGGTTATGTTTTGTTTAATGGGATTAATAATTCCAAATCCCCAGGCTATTAGACCTTTTTCTTTTTGCAGTTGATCATGTGGACTACTGACTACAGTTTATAACCACTTAGttcatttgattatactaaTAACACCGATTAGTATATAAACCCCTAGTTATAATCCCTACGGAGAGAAAGTGAGAATCAGCTGTAGAGAGGGAGGGGGAAGGGAATTGGTGGAAATCATTCCATTTCATATATTTAACGTAACTGGAAATACAAAGCTTATCAagtatatataggcaaacctcAACTGTAACTAACCTCTATAATGAAATGACACTTCTACCGTTACTAAAGTGTACTACTGTGCTGAAATTGATAAGTATATAGTGATACTCTACTGGTATATTGCTAAGTACTAATCCTGACAACTGCTACTAGCTAGTACTGCAACTAAGATAGGCCTTTCCTGACAGACTTTTAAGGTTTGAGTATGTGAAGCGAGAGTACATAGTGGGACTAAAATACAAGAGATTATTGTGGTACATAAAAGATTGAAAATGTATGAACATTGAGAAATGATCAGTTGATTAATAATGAAATGAATGGATTTTGTTTGCTGCCTTTTAATTTACAGTATCTGGCATAAGTTTAAAGTGATTACAAGTTAAGATATGCTCTACTAGATCGCACTTGATATTATGACATGCATGTTTATTTTTTTGCAAGGGACAACGTAAATGTTTATTATTCTTTTGTTTTGTGTTAGTTTTTATATGTTGGTGTTGCCTTTATTTTTTACTACACTTTACATTACTAGAGTGTACACTGTGCTGATTAGCATCTCATGCAGAATCACGAGAAAAAGAGGAGCACTTTGTTGAATTACCTCCTGAAATTTGTGAACTAAAGATAATTGGGTTTTCGAAAGATATTGGAAGTTCATTATCTTTGTTACCATCAGTCATGCATCGTCTGGAAAGCTTGCTTGTTGCTTTTGAGTTAAAAGATTTACTTTCTGTCTCATTTCCCGAGGGAGCTGAAGTATCCGCTTCTCGTGTAAGGCGCCTTACTTTTTTAGCTcggattttgatttttcatgAATACTAGTATCTAATTTTGCCGAATGAAATTGAAATGTGGTAAAAAGAATAACTTTTCAGCATTTACAATATGTCTGTTTATATACAGGCCAAAGATATGCTTTTGTATTTAActctataattaataaatttaataaggtAAACAACCTATTTCCTGGAACAGGCAAAGTCTCAAGACTTTATAACTAAGAAGTTATGGTTGTCAATCCATAAACAAGCTTTGATATTCTGATGATGATTTCCAGGTCCTTGAAGCACTTACAACTGAgaaatgcaatgaacacttctCTCTTGAAAGGCTCGAAGTTCTTGGTGATGCATTCCTCAAATTTGCAGTTGGCAGGCGTCTTTTTCTCTTGCATGATGCCTTGGATGAAGGACAGCTTACTAGAAAACGTTCAAGTGTCGTAAATAATTCCAATTTATTGAAGCTAGCGGTAGCAAACAGATTACAGGTAGCTTCTTGTCGCATGTTTTGATCTGATGATTCTGGTTATACTTGTTTCGAAGAGTCGTCAGTTTCTCACAATAGTATTATTGGACATTAGTTTTTGTAATAGCTAACAAGTTTTGTTAACGTTTACCATGATAAATTTCAGGTATACATACGCGACCAATCATTTGACCCATGTCAATTTTTTGCATTGGGTCGACCTTGTTCTGTAGTTTGTAGCGCTGAAACTGAAAAGAGTATTCATTCATCACATTGTAGTGGGGCGGAAAATTCCGATATAGAATTAAGATGCACCAAATCTCATCACTGGTTGCATAAGAAAACCATAGCAGATGTTGTGGAATCTCTTGTCGGCGCATTTATAGTTGATAGTGGCTTTAAAGGTGCAGCTGCATTTCTTAAGTGGATGGGTATAAAAGTGGAATTTGAAGATTCGAAGGTTAGCCATATTTGTTCAGCAAGTTCGATCTATTTACCACTTGCTGCTCAAATAGATATAGCTGCTCTTGAAGATTCTATAGGATATCAATTTAACAATAAAGGTTTGCTTGTGCAAGCTTTTGTCCATCCATCATATAGCTATCATTACGGAGGCTGTTATCAGGTATGTAACTTCTGTAAGAGGCCGTTTGGAAActtgcatttcatttcaaatgatggttttcaaatgacaggatttgagttggcatttcaaattctcagatttatactagtatttggatgtgtggatttcaaatgaaatcgaAATCCAGATTGCCAAACATGTTATTTGAccaaatccagaatttcaaatcaaatccagtttcccaaacaggccataaataaatttaaatttttaataaaaattttaagttatgtATCAGTacagtttatttaatttttaacacaTTGCTGTTTAAACAGAGACTGGAATTTTTAGGAGATGCTGTCCTGGATTATCTTATCACTTCCTATCTCTATTCAGTCTATCCAAACCTGAAGCCTGGCCAGCTGACTGATTTGAGATCCACATGTGTAAACAATATTTGCTTTGCTAACATTGCAATAAGTCGGtcattctataaatatattatatctgaGTCTAGTGGCCTCTGCAAGTCCATGGAGAAATATGTCTTGTTTTCTAGGACACATCAGCTTGATGGAAATTTGGTTGAAGTGCCCCCATGCCCTAAAGTAAATACTGTAGCTCCTTTCTCtttttctctatatatataaatatttccctcataatctttattttattttttgccaTTTTTAATGGTTGACACCAGTCTGCTtgtttaattttctttcttcacCGTCCACTTTTTGTGttgtaatcaaaaaataatttaaaagcaACTGCAAGATTTTGGTGTTAGCTATAGCAAGAGTCATGCTTGTTTGGTTGTCTTTCCAGTGCCCAGGGATTTTGATAAAGTTGATTAGTTGAGAAAAATAAGGGAAGTGTAACTTCCATGGAAGCATTAATACCCATGATATGTGGGAAGTTGCCATCCTTGTTTAACGGAAATTCCCATGAAATGAATTCCTCCATCAACATTCAACAACAAAACAATTTTTCTCACTTCCTAGTAATTTTATATACAGGGGAACTAGAACTTCCCGTTGGAAGTTGATTCCCAGGTGCAGCCAAATAACCACTATCAATATGTGAAATACTTTGTTCACAAAATTTAATCCGGTGATATGACTAATgtgaaaaacaaaaatttagttGATCATGGAATACCACATGAAATATATAGAATTCACTTTTCCCCTGAAGGGATATGTGTGGTTTGTTTGTGCATATGTACATGCACAGGTGCAAACGTGGGATCATAGAGCCTCATAAATTGCAGCACTTAAGTCGATAATAACTAGTATAGTATCTCTTACTCTATGGAAGGGTTCTCTGAACTTATGTGGTGGTATTTATTATAGAATGACAGAAAGTAAACTATATATGCTTGTGCATGTGTcatgaaaaaatattagaaagtaAACTTGATTTCTCACTTGAATGTGACTTAAGTTTTTTGTTCAGGCTCTTGGAGACTTGGTGGAGTCATGCATCGGTGCCATTCTTCTGGACACGGGATTCAATTTAAACCATGTTTGGAAGACCATGCTTTCCTTTCTTGATCCCGTCATCAACTTTTCTGGATTACAGCTTAATCCCATTAGAGAACTTCAAGAACTTAGTCAATCCTACAACATGGAATTGGAATTTGCATCTTCCAAGAAGGATAACACTTATATTGTTGATATAAAAGTGAAGGGGAAGAATGTTTGTGAACATTCTTGTGCTAGCAACATCAGCAAAAAAGCTGCCAAAAGAAGGGCTGCGAAGCAAGTAATTCGGATTTTGAAGGTAAAATTCATGTAAAtccattttaaacttttttaaaactGACACTGTGCAGATGTGTTGTTTTTgatctttttaaaatttccgGGTTTTAAAATGTTTCTACGAGATATACATATACCTGTtaactatatattaataaatcatGATTGTGGAGGCCGGGGAGTGGAAAatgatatgcatatatatatatataggctagtgatcaaatagaaactaataTTATTCTAGAAACCACTCCTTCAATCACTGTTTATAACTACATATATCACTTGTTTCTATGcttttaatcactattttatgtattaaaatCATGAGTTTTTATTCTTGATGATtcagaaaatttatatataattggtATTGGTGAttgattattgatgatcaattataattataggaGGTCCACGATTGTAGTAAATACGAGATAAGGTGTGTGGTGGTGGTATATAGTCATTAGTAGTGGCAAGTTATTATGACAAACGGTGATAGGCAAATCATGGTTGTAGGTGACGGTAGCAGTAATGGAAGGGGTTAATAATGATGTCAGGAGTTTGATTAATGTAGtatgagtgaagatgatgatgatatatgttgtatatatgtgtatttagaTACATATAATTCTCagatttcttatatataaaatagtgatttttGATATACAACTGAGTGATTTTTGCAGTTAAAAACAGTGATGAAAAAAGGTCTGGGACTAATTTCtagtttctagtggagtaaacccctatatatataaattatctatatgatacatcaaaaattaaattatctagTATTAGTTTCAAACATAGTGGAAATATCACATAAAAATATCATACATCAATCAATAACATTTAGTATGTTTGCAAAACAAACATTGAACTTCTGATTGTCTTTTTCCACTTGATTCCCATATTTTTATCCAATGTCAACACTTCAAGTCATCTTTAACTATGGCCTAAGTGATCAGTACCTTCTAAGAGAGTAATATTCAAGggaaattttaatcaaacacCTAACAAACGTTAAAAatagtatttaaaatttagcaTATATGCTATATAAGGTATCAAAGAAAATGTGATGACATACAGAGAGATGAAGAGTGAGGGTCGAGAGAAGTAGAGTTTATTTAACTTAAGGGTATTTTAGTCTTTTTATACTTTTGCAAGTTTTTGCGCTTTTTAGTGCAAGTTTTTTGCGAGTAATCGCGAGTTAAGCGCGATTTTTAGTCACTAAATCGCTCAAATGCAACTCGGGGAACCTTTGCCTACACGCGAAGTGCGATTAGTCGTGTGATTGTAACAACACATCCATTGTACtgattattttattcttcttttttcagAATGTAAGCACGGAGTATATTCATGCAATTATGCTTGGCAAGACTAATAATTAGCTCATTGATTTTTTGAATATGTATGGGGCCCCATTTTTAAACTGATAGTGATGCTATAGGTTATCCTGTACTTGTCAAACTTATGGTAGAAGGTTGTATGCAagtagtgtgtgtgtgttgttaATTATTTATTGCAAGTCATAGCATCATTAGTCATTACTGTTCTATGATTTTGTTTC
Coding sequences:
- the LOC108222789 gene encoding dicer-like protein 4 isoform X1, whose product is MASGDSDSNTLSVVSIDEEGHHGSDEKNPTLIARQYQTKLCQKALSENTIAYLGTGCGKTHIAVLLIHEMRHLIKKPQNNICVFLAPTVALVEQQAKVIKDSIDVKVGIYCGSSKHLKRHTNWEKELAQHEVLVMTPQVLLQNLSHCFIRIELIALLIFDECHHAQAVSNHPYAEIMKVFYNSNATKLPRVFGMTASPILGKGASVSGLESLLRAKVYSVEDKEELERFVTSPKVSVYYYTTAADGPSSPLVYYSKLEGIKSQCVSTLVENISDMDSLKTSKKMLQKLHTNLCFCVEKLGVWGAFQAAHILLKGDFVVQNELLEMEGQNERMEMGEQSSHVSICDKYLSQAAIMFLSDCQKDHTKKKLNSPEVLQEPFFSKKLLQLIDILSNFRSQQNMKCIIFVNRIVTARSLSSILQSLKVLSAWKCDYLVGVHSGLKSVSRKSTNALLAKFQSGEINLLVATKVGEEGLDIQTCCLVVRFDLPETVASFIQSRGRARMPQSEYAFLVDSGNEKEQNLIDSFSKAEDKMNEEIEFRTSTATVCDTDEKTYRVELTGATISSGSSISLLYRYCSKLPHDEFFKPKPDFSYFDEADGTVCQIILPSNAPIHQVSSAPQSSKDAAKRDACLEACKQLHQLGALTNYLLPEQDVENEDLESLSDSDCSDDEDTRRELHEMLVPAVLKEPWSKAEDYVYLTSYFVKFRPLPPDRDYKPFGLYVKVSLPGEAERMKLDLHLARGRSVVTELIPSRTMLFSRDEIALAEKFQEMFLKVIIDRSEFNSEYVPLGRIDFDILAPRTYYLMLPVIWNEYEEAMIVDWNLVMRCLSSPIFNMPEVAKANGLSQPSELLHLANGPKSVHDVVNSLIYVPSKKLFYFVSDVLSEKNAYSDYKASKSHVHHFSEKFGVHLLHPRQALLKAKQLFCLENLLRKKGNLESREKEEHFVELPPEICELKIIGFSKDIGSSLSLLPSVMHRLESLLVAFELKDLLSVSFPEGAEVSASRVLEALTTEKCNEHFSLERLEVLGDAFLKFAVGRRLFLLHDALDEGQLTRKRSSVVNNSNLLKLAVANRLQVYIRDQSFDPCQFFALGRPCSVVCSAETEKSIHSSHCSGAENSDIELRCTKSHHWLHKKTIADVVESLVGAFIVDSGFKGAAAFLKWMGIKVEFEDSKVSHICSASSIYLPLAAQIDIAALEDSIGYQFNNKGLLVQAFVHPSYSYHYGGCYQRLEFLGDAVLDYLITSYLYSVYPNLKPGQLTDLRSTCVNNICFANIAISRSFYKYIISESSGLCKSMEKYVLFSRTHQLDGNLVEVPPCPKALGDLVESCIGAILLDTGFNLNHVWKTMLSFLDPVINFSGLQLNPIRELQELSQSYNMELEFASSKKDNTYIVDIKVKGKNVCEHSCASNISKKAAKRRAAKQVIRILKELGYKPKSKSLEEVLKSTHKVEAKLIGYDETPIDVNAQYAIARNEKIPTDVSSPYAAICSNETATNVRSPNAAVLDNLKVQDSRTSGASSSNVHSLGVEPHRSGGINIQPIMPMSSLCDTRKCQPTVKKYSDSCYSESQTPGLSMKKSAKSLLFEICAANCWKPPVFVCCKETGASHLKEFTFKVIVKPDSLEKCLIEAIGKPAGKKKEAAEHAAEGAVWLLRNHYGILKPKAELSFFDDADRSVCQKIHPSDPPTNQVLCAPQSSQDAAKRDVCLEAYNQLPEQDDENEHMKSLTDSNCLGDEDTRGELHKMLVPTVLKEQRSNAEEVSSLLDTRECQLIGKKDNASCSSDSETPGHSMKKSAKSLLFEICAANRWKPPVFQCCKETGAGHMKEFTYKVIVKPDSLENCFIEAIGKPAGKKKEAAERAAEGAVWLLKDHLGDLKANPDFSSKVHPLGVEPHRSGGTKIKQIKQISSFRDTRECQETVNKVISRCSSDSQTAGCSMKKSAKSHLFEICAANHWKPPKFICCKETGASHLKEFTYKVIVKPDLGNCFIEAIGKPAGKKKEAAENAADGAVWLLKEHFFVGQNLWS